The DNA region GACCTTGAGGCCGCTCTTGCCGAGGTTGCGGTATTCCATGCGGACCAATCTAGCGAGTCGAGGGTAAGCCGCCCATCAGATTCAGAGGCGGTTAAGGGAGAGGTGACGCAGCGGACGCCTCAACCGGGCGGCACCCAGCCGGGTGGGGCCAACTTGAAGCTGCCGAACCGGAACCCCGGGGCCACCACACAGCCCACCAGGCTCCACTCGCCCAGGGAACGCGCGCTCTGCCAGACGTAAGCAGGCACGACGCCCTGAGGACGCTCGCCGCCCGCGAGATCGGACCCCAGGCGCAGGCGGCGAACCGCTCCTCCCTCCCACATCGACAGTTCCACCGCCGCCCCCGCGTGATGGCACCAGACCTCGGTCGCGTCCACCCGGTGCCAGTGCGAGACCTCGCCCGCCCGCAGCAGGAAGTAGATGGAGGTGCAGACAGGCCGCCCGTCCATCTCCCGCGCGTCCGAGTGAATCTGGACGTAGTGCCCGCCCTCGGGGTGCGGCTCCAACCCCAGCAGGCGGATGATCTCCTCGGCGGTCACCCTGCCCCCCGGCGCCACTGGTTCGCCCGCTCGCCCCGCGCCGCCAGGGTCGCCGTCTCGCGCACCCGTTTCTCGCGGGTGGCGGAAGTCTTGGCCTGCGTGATCCACTCCAGGATGCCCCGTTTCGCGCTGCGGGGAAAGGCGTCCCACCTCTCCCGCGCGCCCGTCTCCTCCATCAGCGCCGTCTCCAGGTCGGGCGGCACCTCCAGCGCGTCCACCGAGTCTAGGAGGGTCCACGAGCCATCCAGAATCGCCGCGTCGATCTTCGCCTGACCCGCCGGGGTCATCTGGCCCGCCGCCTGCATCCGCTCGATCCGGGCCTTGTTCACCGCGCTCCAACCGCTCCGGGGCCTGCGGGGCGCGAGGTAGAGCATGGAGCGCGCCCCGTCGAGTTTGCGCCCCGTGCTGTCGATCCAGCCGAAGCACAGGGCCTCCTCCACCGCCTCGGCTGCGCTGAGGTTCACCGGGCCCGCCGACTTCTTGCGCAGCACGAGCCACACGCCCTTTTCCGTCTCATGGTGAGCGTCAAGCCATGCCCGCCACCCGGCGCGGGAGCCCGGCTCGAAGGCGCCGTCGGGGAGAGTCATGCGGTCACCGCCTGGGCCCTGGCTGCGCTCCACCTCTCCGGCAGGGTCGGCGTGAGGATGTACCCGCCCTCCAGGGTGCCCAGCACCTCGCTCCGCTCCAGGCCCCAGCGGTGGGCGTACAGGGCGATATAGGCGCAGAGGATGGCGTCGGTGCGGTCCTCGTGGTCCTTGAGGGCGCGACCGCGCAGGGCGGCGGGGTTGACGGAAAGGTGGGCGCCGAGGCCCATCAGCGGCGGGTCAGCCCGTTCCAGTGCGGCGAGGTGGCCGTGGAGGGCGACCCACGCGGCGTCCAGCACCTCGCGCGCCTGCCCCTTGTTCTTGTACTTCAGGGTGCGGCCCAGCCCGAACAGCGCGACCGTCGCCGGGTGAGGGTAGACCTCGACCACGCGGCGGAGGGGTTGCCCGGCAGGGATGCGGGGATCATGGGTGAAGCCGCGCGCCGTAAGCGCCTGTGTCAGCGCTTCCCCCCGAACGACGCCCGCCGCATCGGCCAGCCGGGTCCGGTTCGTGGGATGCGCCGCCACCTGGAAGCGGCCGAATACGGCTCCGACCTCCGCCTCGGCGGGACG from Deinococcus aetherius includes:
- a CDS encoding YdeI/OmpD-associated family protein, which produces MTLPDGAFEPGSRAGWRAWLDAHHETEKGVWLVLRKKSAGPVNLSAAEAVEEALCFGWIDSTGRKLDGARSMLYLAPRRPRSGWSAVNKARIERMQAAGQMTPAGQAKIDAAILDGSWTLLDSVDALEVPPDLETALMEETGARERWDAFPRSAKRGILEWITQAKTSATREKRVRETATLAARGERANQWRRGAG
- a CDS encoding DUF429 domain-containing protein; protein product: MRFIGLDLAWSVRNPTGGAVIEGDVSGGSLLETALLSDDASVLAFVESHAGDGPAIVAIDAPLTVPNVTGRRPAEAEVGAVFGRFQVAAHPTNRTRLADAAGVVRGEALTQALTARGFTHDPRIPAGQPLRRVVEVYPHPATVALFGLGRTLKYKNKGQAREVLDAAWVALHGHLAALERADPPLMGLGAHLSVNPAALRGRALKDHEDRTDAILCAYIALYAHRWGLERSEVLGTLEGGYILTPTLPERWSAARAQAVTA
- a CDS encoding cupin domain-containing protein, producing the protein MTAEEIIRLLGLEPHPEGGHYVQIHSDAREMDGRPVCTSIYFLLRAGEVSHWHRVDATEVWCHHAGAAVELSMWEGGAVRRLRLGSDLAGGERPQGVVPAYVWQSARSLGEWSLVGCVVAPGFRFGSFKLAPPGWVPPG